Genomic segment of Drosophila simulans strain w501 chromosome 2R, Prin_Dsim_3.1, whole genome shotgun sequence:
TCTCCTCGCACAAGAAGGCTCTGACCAAGTTCCTCAAGTGCATCAATTGGAAGTTGGAGGACGAGGTTACGCAGGCCCTTTGGATGCTGGCCAACTGGGCACCCATGGACGTGGAGGATGCCTTGGAGCTGCTGAGTCCGACTTTTACGCACCCCCAGGTGCGAAAGTACGCAGTTAGTCGATTGGCCCAAGCGCCAGACGAGGATCTGCTGCTCTACTTGCTTCAGCTGGTGCAAGCGCTGAAGTACGAGGATCCGCGGCACATTGTCCACCTGCATGGTTGCATCTTTCCCGAGCGCGATGTGGTGCGGTCCATCCTGGACGACAACGGCTCTCTGCTGGACCAGAGCAGCCTATCCGATCTGAGCGCCACGAGCAGTGGACTCCACGCCACGGTCATTCCAGCCAATCAGCGGGCGGCCAGTGTCTTAGCCGCCATCAAGAGCGATAAGTCAGTGAGTCCCGGATCAGcgggtggcagtggcagtggtggtcAGGGATCAGTTGCGCTGCCGAACCCTTCTGCTCCCGCCACTCCGGGCAGCAGCTCGTTGCCCTGCGACTCAAACTCCAATGCCCTCATGCTGGCCGAGGGCATCAGCTTCGGCAGTGTTCCAGCCAATCTCTGCACATTCCTGATCCAGCGCGCTTGCACGAACGCCACGCTGGCCAACTACTTCTACTGGTACTTGTCCATCGAGGTGGAGGAAGTGGAGTCGGTGAGGAAGCAGGACGAGAGGGCCCACGACATGTACGCCATGGTGCTCAAGATGTTTCTGAAGGTGCTAGAGAACGGTGGGTGCAATTCAACGAAGTCTTGGCTCATTCTCTAATTCTTAAATACTATCATCCGCATAGGCAACTTCAATCTGAGGGGCATCTTCTACAACCTCCGGAAGCAGCGGCGTTTCATCGACGAGCTGGTCAAGCTGGTGAAACTAGTGGCCAAGGAGCCGGGAAATCGCAATAAGAAGACGGAGAAGTTCCAGAAGCTGTTGGccgaacaggacatgttcaaGGTGAACTTCACCAACTTCGAGCCCATTCCGTTTCCCCTGGATCCGGAGATCTACATCACCAAGATCGTGCCCATGCGCACTTCGCTCTTCAAGAGCGCCCTGATGCCAGCCAAGTACGCCATGCCCAACCACAAAGTACTCACTCACAGTATACTTAACGTAATCCTTTTCCCAGGCTCACCTTTGTCACTTCGATTGCCCATCACGAGTACGCGGCCATTTTCAAGCACGGCGATGATCTGCGCCAGGATCAGCTCATCCTGCAGATGATTACTTTGATGGACAAGCTGCTGAGGCGCGAGAACCTCGATCTGAAGCTGACTCCCTACAAAGTGCTGGCCACCAGCTCCAAGCACGGCTTCCTCCAGTACGTCGACTCCTGCACCGTGGCGGAGGTGCTCGCGCGGGAGGGTAACATCCACAACTTCTTCCGCAAGCACCATCCGTGCGACAATGGACCCTACGGTATTTCGGCGGAGGTCATGGACACCTACATCAAGAGCTGCGCGGGCTACTGTGTGATCACCTACTTGCTGGGTGAGACTAAAGGAGTGTAACCAGGTGGATTCCGCTAATCGTTTGCCTTCCCTCGCAGGTGTGGGCGACCGGCACTTGGACAACCTCTTGCTGACCACCAACGGCAAGCTCTTCCACATCGATTTCGGCTACATTCTGGGACGCGACCCCAAGCCCATGCCGCCGCCCATGAAGCTGAGCAAGGAAATGGTGGAGGCCATGGGCGGCATCAGCTCCGAGCACCACCACGAGTTCCGCAAGCAGTGCTACACGGCCTACCTGCACTTGCGCCGGCATGCCAACGTGATGCTCAACCTGTTCTCCCTGATGGTGGACGCCACTGTGCCGGACATCGCCCTCGAGCCCGACAAGGCGGTCAAGAAGGTGGAGGAGAACCTGCAGCTGGGCCTCACCGACGAGGAGGCAGTGCAGCACTTGCAGAGCCTCCTGGACGTTTCCATTACGGCGGTGATGCCGGCTCTGGTGGAGCAGATTCATCGGTTCACCCAGTACTGGCGCAAGTAGCGGAGCATGGCTTGCATAAGAAATTGTGGGAGGAGCAAGTAATCTTTGAGTTGTCTAACATCAAATGTGTACACTAGACTAGATCGACCTTATTTTATGAACCTTATACTTATTAATACTTATTAACATTATGTACTGATTACCTTAGGCTCCTGCAACTTTTTAGTTTACCACAGCACACTTTTAATCCTAGTCGTAAGTTTGCTTTAGTCGTAGGTGGCCTGTAGCTAAAAGTCCGTAGTGCGGAACCAAATGTATCCACGTATACTATCTTGTCTCAATTGTAGTCTAACCATTTGCTCGGGCAAACATGCAGGTGCGCTCCAAGAAGCCCGTTTGGTTCCTGTTCAAGAtgatggagctgctgctgagCCTGGGCTGCTGCCTCGTCCATTGGACCTGCTTCATGGAGGAGGGTGT
This window contains:
- the LOC6735901 gene encoding phosphatidylinositol 3-kinase catalytic subunit type 3, whose translation is MDQPDDHFRYIHSSSLHERVQIKVGTLEGKKRQPDYEKLLEDPILRFSGLYSEEHPSFQVRLQVFNQGRPYCLPVTSSYKAFGKRWSWNEWVTLPLQFSDLPRSAMLVLTILDCSGAGQTTVIGGTSISMFGKDGMFRQGMYDLRVWLGAEGDGNFPSRTPGKGKESSKSQMQRLGKLAKKHRNGQVQKVDWLDRLTFREIEVINEREKRMSDYMFLMIEFPAIVVDDMYNYAVVYFEPEGDVKYKLPAKPKLVSVPDSEIQMENLVERKHHRLARSERSGISDRDAKPTASIRDQLHTIVYRYPPTYVLSSEEQDLVWKFRFYLSSHKKALTKFLKCINWKLEDEVTQALWMLANWAPMDVEDALELLSPTFTHPQVRKYAVSRLAQAPDEDLLLYLLQLVQALKYEDPRHIVHLHGCIFPERDVVRSILDDNGSLLDQSSLSDLSATSSGLHATVIPANQRAASVLAAIKSDKSVSPGSAGGSGSGGQGSVALPNPSAPATPGSSSLPCDSNSNALMLAEGISFGSVPANLCTFLIQRACTNATLANYFYWYLSIEVEEVESVRKQDERAHDMYAMVLKMFLKVLENGNFNLRGIFYNLRKQRRFIDELVKLVKLVAKEPGNRNKKTEKFQKLLAEQDMFKVNFTNFEPIPFPLDPEIYITKIVPMRTSLFKSALMPAKLTFVTSIAHHEYAAIFKHGDDLRQDQLILQMITLMDKLLRRENLDLKLTPYKVLATSSKHGFLQYVDSCTVAEVLAREGNIHNFFRKHHPCDNGPYGISAEVMDTYIKSCAGYCVITYLLGVGDRHLDNLLLTTNGKLFHIDFGYILGRDPKPMPPPMKLSKEMVEAMGGISSEHHHEFRKQCYTAYLHLRRHANVMLNLFSLMVDATVPDIALEPDKAVKKVEENLQLGLTDEEAVQHLQSLLDVSITAVMPALVEQIHRFTQYWRK